Below is a genomic region from Prolixibacteraceae bacterium.
TAAAACCGTTGATTTATCGAAATCTTGATCCTTCTCAAAATGGCACCAATGAACAATCTTTATGGAAGTCATTGCTCTAACCTCATCATAGTAGAAACGTGCATCTTTACTTTTTGCCACCTCTTGATCACCTGCAACAATCTCTACCTCATATCCGAGCTTATCTAGTAACATCGCAACGACCAATCCATCTCCTCCATTATTTCCTGGACCAATAAAAAGGATACATCTATAACGTAAAGAATACTTTTGAGTGAAAGCAGTTGTCCAACGAGAAGCAGCTCGATACATAAGTTCAACAGAACTGATATTTTGTTTCGCACAGCTCTCTCTATCCCACTGCTCTATTTGAGGTGACCTCCATATTTTCATATTCTAAATCTTTATTGATTCATACCAACCATGGGAAGTAATATGAGAACAAAAACCATATCATAAGTAATACCATTTATCATCATAAAAAATCATCTATTTAGACGATGCTTACCTCTCCACCTTTCCCACTTCTACTACAAGTTACAATAAAATAAAAGATACAACAAATAGTAATCTACTTAATATCAAGACTTGTTGTATACAAACTAATAAAAATCATATGTTTACAATATCCCATAACATATTTTGGGCATCATCATTGCATGGTACAGTATCAAAAAAAGAATTATATTTGTGATAATAGGAATTTTATTTAGAACAAATTAATTAAACGAATAGCTATGCTAAAAAATCATCCGAAGGGACTCTTGGTTGCATTCTTCGCAAACATGGGTGAACGTTTTGGATTCTATACCATGATGGGTATCCTGGTATATTATCTTACTGCAAAGTATGGAATGACAGGAACGGAAGCGGGTACGATCTATAGTGGATTCTACGGTGCCATCTACGGTCTGGCATTGGTTGGTGGTATTATTGCCGACCGAACAAAAAACTTCAAAGGGACCATCAGTGTGGGACTTATTACCATGTTGGCTGGATACATCTTTATGTCAATTCCGGGTCTCTCTCTTTACTTTACAATAGGTGCCCTAGGAGTAATTGCTTTAGGTAATGGCTTATTTAAAGGAAACCTTCAAGCAGTAGTAGGTCAACTTTATGATGACCCAAAATATTCTCACCTTCGTGATTCTGCATTCTCTATTTTCTATATGGGAATCAATATTGGTGCATTATTTGCGCCAACAGTAGCAGCAAAAACGATCAACTGGTTTATTGGAAATCAAGGTTTTGTTCGTAACGATGAACTTCCTGCATTGATCCATAAATTCCAAGAAGGAACACTTGGAGATACTTCTGCACTTCAAACAATTGCAGATAATATGATGGGGAAAAGTGTAGATCTTGCAACATTCTGTACTGACTACCTTTCAGCCTATAGTACTGGTTTTAACTATGCTTTTGGTGTAGCTGGTGCCATGATGATCTTCTCATTCATCATCTATATGATCTTTAAGCGTATGCTTCCTGATGTGAAAGTAAAAACAAAAGAGTCTGGTGAAGTAGTTGAAATGTCTGCGGAAGAGACAAAACAACGTTTTGTTGCTTTAGGTTTGGTATTTGCAACCGTGATCTTCTTCTGGATGGCATTCCACCAGAACGGTTTGACACTATCTTTCTTTGCGCGTGACTATACCATTACTGAAGTCGGGCCTGCCACTTTCTTAGTATTTAATATCTGGTCTCTTCTAACCATTGTTGCTGCAATTCTTTCGCTAAGAAGTATCATCGTTAACAGAAAAGATATTAAAGCACAAATGATCTCAGCAGG
It encodes:
- a CDS encoding peptide MFS transporter — protein: MLKNHPKGLLVAFFANMGERFGFYTMMGILVYYLTAKYGMTGTEAGTIYSGFYGAIYGLALVGGIIADRTKNFKGTISVGLITMLAGYIFMSIPGLSLYFTIGALGVIALGNGLFKGNLQAVVGQLYDDPKYSHLRDSAFSIFYMGINIGALFAPTVAAKTINWFIGNQGFVRNDELPALIHKFQEGTLGDTSALQTIADNMMGKSVDLATFCTDYLSAYSTGFNYAFGVAGAMMIFSFIIYMIFKRMLPDVKVKTKESGEVVEMSAEETKQRFVALGLVFATVIFFWMAFHQNGLTLSFFARDYTITEVGPATFLVFNIWSLLTIVAAILSLRSIIVNRKDIKAQMISAGIFIASVIGIYMFYINNDAVNKFSPELFQHFNPTMIVFLTPIVVGYFAWLNKRGKEPTAPRKIGMGMIITAFAFGVMLIGSLNLAPFSVAEVDPNHARVGTEWLISTYFILTLAELFLSPMGLSFVSKVSPPKYQGIMQGAWLGATAVGNLLLGVGSWMYERFEIWQVWAVFIILCAIAASFIFSIMKKIEKFG